A window of Campylobacter ureolyticus contains these coding sequences:
- a CDS encoding DUF507 family protein, with amino-acid sequence MKIKFPHIPYVSRKIGIDMYNSGFIKFNQGIEGVVKIAEEVITNDALKEKALDEKTENILEENSEDMHIMQVDRRSMFWMVKKRLADESDFVLKHDDRYNKLSHEILELSWKKNYIDYSVSENRARNIIYSSIEEYLKNFEKIEDIVVEKLENSSKKLIPGTPEYDLAFEKYYQDELKKRGMF; translated from the coding sequence ATGAAAATAAAATTTCCACACATTCCTTATGTGTCACGAAAAATCGGCATTGATATGTATAATTCGGGTTTTATAAAATTTAATCAAGGCATAGAAGGCGTTGTAAAAATTGCAGAAGAAGTTATAACAAATGATGCTTTAAAAGAAAAAGCTCTTGATGAAAAAACAGAAAATATCTTAGAAGAAAACAGTGAAGATATGCATATTATGCAAGTCGATAGAAGAAGTATGTTTTGGATGGTTAAAAAAAGACTTGCAGATGAGAGTGATTTTGTTTTAAAACATGATGATAGATACAATAAGCTTTCACATGAAATTTTAGAGCTTTCTTGGAAAAAAAACTATATTGATTATAGCGTTTCTGAAAATAGAGCCAGAAATATTATTTACTCATCTATTGAGGAATATTTAAAAAATTTTGAAAAAATAGAGGATATTGTTGTTGAAAAGCTTGAAAATAGTTCCAAAAAATTGATTCCAGGAACTCCTGAATATGATTTGGCATTTGAAAAATATTATCAAGATGAGCTCAAAAAAAGAGGAATGTTCTAG